A single Cryomorphaceae bacterium DNA region contains:
- a CDS encoding bifunctional UDP-3-O-[3-hydroxymyristoyl] N-acetylglucosamine deacetylase/3-hydroxyacyl-ACP dehydratase: protein MKLNQSTIEKPVSIAGTGLHTGKSVTLTFHPAEENHGIVFRRIDLEDQPIIHARCKSVVDTNRGTTIEEKGVQVLTVEHVLAAVSGLQIDNVLIDIDSEEPPICDGSAKEFLQALESAGVAEQQAERDFFEITENIHYVDEENGVEIIGMPADDFSITVMVDFDSLVLRNQFAHMEQIEDFKSEFSRARTFSFLHELNTLLDAGRIKGGDLNNAIVYIDKEVSDEDMKRLRKVFGREDIDVSQAGILNNLELEHPNEAARHKLLDVVGDLALVGRPIKGRIIATRPGHTANTEFAKLISAEIRKSEKKAPFVDFAAEPLYDVNRVMATLPHRPPFLLVDKITELTEEYVIGVKNVTMNEPFFVGHFPGEPVMPGVLQIEAMAQVGGILVLNTVPDPENYTTYFMKIDNAKFKRKVVPGDTLVFKLELITPIRRGLANMFGRGYVGDQVAVEAEMLAQIVKNRNES from the coding sequence ATGAAGCTGAATCAAAGCACGATTGAGAAACCCGTATCGATTGCGGGAACCGGATTGCACACAGGAAAATCCGTCACCTTAACGTTCCACCCAGCAGAAGAGAACCACGGCATTGTTTTCCGCCGTATTGATCTCGAAGATCAACCCATAATTCACGCTCGCTGTAAAAGTGTTGTGGATACGAACCGCGGAACCACCATCGAAGAAAAAGGAGTTCAAGTCCTTACGGTCGAGCATGTACTTGCGGCTGTGAGTGGTTTACAAATTGACAATGTCCTGATCGACATTGACAGTGAAGAGCCACCCATTTGCGATGGAAGTGCAAAGGAGTTCCTCCAAGCTTTGGAATCTGCTGGAGTTGCCGAGCAGCAGGCGGAGCGCGATTTCTTTGAGATTACCGAGAACATTCATTACGTCGACGAAGAGAATGGAGTGGAGATCATTGGTATGCCGGCGGATGATTTCTCCATCACGGTGATGGTCGATTTTGATAGCTTGGTTTTGAGAAATCAATTTGCCCATATGGAGCAAATTGAGGACTTCAAAAGCGAATTCAGCCGAGCACGCACCTTTAGTTTTTTACACGAGCTCAACACCTTGCTCGATGCAGGACGAATTAAGGGTGGTGACCTGAACAACGCGATCGTTTACATAGACAAAGAAGTGTCTGATGAGGACATGAAACGATTGCGCAAGGTATTTGGACGTGAAGATATTGATGTGAGTCAAGCGGGAATTTTGAACAACCTCGAATTGGAGCATCCCAATGAGGCGGCTCGCCACAAGCTTCTGGATGTGGTCGGCGATTTAGCCTTGGTCGGAAGACCAATTAAAGGGCGGATTATCGCAACGCGTCCTGGACATACGGCCAATACAGAGTTTGCCAAATTGATTTCCGCAGAGATTCGAAAGAGCGAAAAGAAGGCTCCATTTGTGGACTTTGCAGCCGAACCCTTATATGATGTTAATCGGGTCATGGCGACCTTACCGCATCGTCCTCCTTTCTTGTTGGTCGATAAGATCACGGAATTGACCGAGGAATACGTGATTGGGGTGAAGAACGTCACCATGAACGAACCCTTTTTCGTGGGCCACTTCCCAGGTGAGCCGGTGATGCCAGGAGTTCTCCAGATTGAAGCCATGGCTCAAGTCGGTGGAATTTTGGTACTCAACACGGTTCCAGACCCGGAGAACTACACCACGTACTTTATGAAAATCGACAATGCGAAGTTTAAACGCAAAGTCGTCCCTGGAGATACCCTCGTCTTCAAATTAGAATTGATTACTCCCATACGCCGCGGACTGGCCAACATGTTCGGTCGCGGGTACGTAGGCGATCAAGTGGCCGTTGAAGCAGAAATGTTGGCCCAGATTGTCAAGAATAGAAATGAATCATGA
- the lpxD gene encoding UDP-3-O-(3-hydroxymyristoyl)glucosamine N-acyltransferase, whose protein sequence is MEFTARQIAEVLEGETEGNAEAVVERFAKIEEGTDRSLSFLANPKYTQYIYDTKSSVVIVNRDFEPDRDIAATLIRVDDAYQSFARLLNWYDSQRKVKVGVSSGAFIHESAEVGENVYIAPGVCIGKGVRIGDGAKIYPHCYVGDGVVIGKETTLYAGVRIEYDCVIGSHCRIHGGVTIGGDGFGFAPNGDSAYDKVAQIGNVVVEDNVEIGANTAIDRATIGSTIIQKGVKLDNLIQIAHNCVIGENTVIAAQCGFAGSVKVGKNCMIGGQVGVAGHLTIGDNVKIAAQSGISSDVAEGEVIMGSPAFNLRDYRKSYIHFRKLAELVERIEALENGQKSSS, encoded by the coding sequence ATGGAATTTACGGCACGTCAAATAGCCGAAGTACTGGAAGGGGAAACAGAAGGCAACGCAGAAGCTGTTGTGGAACGTTTTGCCAAGATTGAAGAAGGGACTGATCGGTCCTTGAGTTTCTTGGCCAATCCCAAGTACACGCAATACATCTACGACACCAAGTCCTCTGTAGTGATCGTGAATCGCGACTTTGAACCAGATCGCGATATTGCTGCGACCTTGATTCGCGTAGACGACGCTTATCAGAGTTTTGCCCGCCTCCTGAACTGGTACGACAGTCAGCGAAAGGTAAAGGTGGGAGTGAGCTCTGGAGCCTTTATACACGAGTCAGCGGAAGTGGGAGAGAATGTCTACATCGCGCCGGGAGTGTGTATTGGAAAAGGAGTCCGAATCGGTGATGGCGCCAAGATTTACCCTCACTGTTATGTGGGTGATGGTGTTGTTATAGGAAAGGAAACCACCTTGTACGCCGGTGTCCGAATCGAATACGATTGCGTGATCGGAAGTCATTGCCGCATCCACGGTGGAGTGACCATTGGGGGTGATGGGTTTGGCTTTGCTCCAAATGGGGATAGCGCCTATGACAAGGTTGCTCAAATCGGAAACGTGGTCGTTGAGGACAATGTAGAAATCGGTGCCAATACGGCCATAGATCGTGCAACCATTGGCTCAACCATTATTCAAAAAGGAGTCAAGCTCGATAACCTCATTCAAATCGCCCACAACTGTGTTATTGGCGAGAATACGGTGATCGCCGCTCAATGTGGCTTTGCCGGGTCTGTGAAAGTGGGTAAGAATTGTATGATTGGAGGGCAGGTTGGTGTCGCCGGACATTTGACCATTGGCGATAATGTCAAAATCGCTGCGCAATCTGGAATTTCGAGCGATGTAGCTGAAGGAGAAGTCATCATGGGATCACCCGCTTTCAACCTTCGAGACTACCGTAAATCCTACATTCATTTTAGAAAATTGGCAGAATTGGTCGAACGCATTGAAGCGCTTGAGAACGGCCAAAAATCTTCATCATGA
- a CDS encoding HD domain-containing protein, translated as MPQPRVNKKKILNDPIYGFITIPNELTFDLIEHPYFQRLRRITQLGLTYLVYPGAYHTRFHHALGAMHLMQQAVSVLRSKGHEISTEEARAVYLGILLHDVGHGPFSHALETCIVPGVHHERVSLAIMERLNRKFEGQLTLAMDIFQDRYPKRFLHQLISGQLDMDRLDYLRRDSFYSGVSEGQVGTERLLKMLNVANDELVLDAKAVYSVEKFLVARRLMYWQVYLHKTVLVAEYILMHILRRAKDLTQKGERLFATDAFQSFLTSTLSPEEFYADDELLERFTELDDADIMASIKEWKNHEDPILARLSVALIDRRLFRIELSTKPFAPEQVAHYRAEVAEKYNVSVEEAGYMVYEDSIHNNLYDPEKDSIKLLYRDGSLKDVAEVSDHLHWGSQQGDVVKHLLIYPKSCRSYPTGTP; from the coding sequence TTGCCTCAGCCGCGCGTCAATAAAAAAAAGATCCTTAACGATCCGATTTACGGCTTCATTACCATACCTAACGAACTTACCTTTGATCTTATTGAGCATCCCTACTTCCAAAGGCTCAGAAGAATCACGCAGCTCGGTTTAACGTACTTGGTGTACCCCGGCGCTTATCACACCCGCTTTCATCATGCTCTAGGGGCTATGCACCTCATGCAACAGGCTGTTTCGGTACTTCGATCCAAGGGACACGAGATATCGACCGAAGAGGCCAGGGCGGTCTATTTAGGTATTCTGCTGCACGACGTTGGCCACGGGCCCTTTTCGCACGCCCTAGAGACCTGCATCGTGCCTGGAGTCCACCACGAACGAGTCAGTCTGGCCATCATGGAACGTCTGAATCGAAAATTCGAAGGACAACTGACTTTGGCAATGGATATTTTTCAAGATCGTTATCCGAAACGATTTCTGCACCAACTGATTTCCGGTCAACTGGACATGGATCGTTTGGACTATTTGCGACGCGACAGTTTTTACAGTGGCGTTTCCGAAGGTCAGGTCGGAACGGAGCGACTTTTAAAAATGCTTAACGTCGCCAATGATGAATTGGTCTTGGATGCAAAGGCCGTCTACAGTGTGGAGAAATTTCTCGTTGCGCGACGTTTGATGTATTGGCAAGTCTATTTGCACAAAACAGTTCTGGTCGCTGAGTACATTCTTATGCACATTTTACGCAGGGCCAAAGACCTAACCCAAAAAGGCGAACGACTTTTTGCGACAGACGCGTTTCAATCATTTTTGACCTCAACGCTCTCTCCGGAAGAGTTTTATGCCGATGACGAACTTCTGGAGCGTTTCACCGAATTGGATGATGCAGATATCATGGCTTCAATCAAAGAATGGAAGAACCACGAGGATCCGATTCTCGCCCGCTTATCGGTGGCTTTGATTGATCGACGTTTATTCCGCATTGAGCTCTCAACGAAGCCCTTCGCACCTGAGCAAGTGGCTCATTATCGTGCTGAAGTCGCTGAAAAGTACAATGTGTCCGTCGAAGAGGCTGGATACATGGTGTATGAAGACAGCATTCATAACAACCTCTATGATCCTGAGAAGGATTCGATCAAACTGCTGTATCGCGATGGAAGCCTCAAAGATGTTGCAGAGGTCTCGGATCATTTACACTGGGGTTCACAGCAGGGAGACGTGGTGAAACACCTTTTGATCTACCCGAAAAGCTGTAGGTCTTATCCCACGGGCACCCCATAA
- a CDS encoding PglZ domain-containing protein yields MQKIRILWADDEIDLLKPHIMFLEQKGYEVDTVTNGDDAIEQIDESPYDIVFLDENMPGLTGLETLTEIKEKDTSLPVIMITKSEEEYIMEDAIGQKISDYLIKPVNPNQILLSIKRNLDAKRLVSEKTQINYQQEFRKIGMELMDLRDHADWSEMYRKLVGWELRMDELDDSGMLEILQTQKTEANHLFSKFIENEYESWLNEADADRPVLSHELLRKYMIPQLSKERSTFLFVIDNLRFDQWKVLAPILNEYYAVEEEHLYYSILPTATQFARNALFAGLLPSEIHKRYPEWWVHDNEEGAKNGHEDDLVGELLKRSGKGDLRYSYHKVLRMDYGKKLVGNLKNLQQNALNVIVYNFVDMLSHAKTDMDMIKELADDDKAYRSLTQSWFRNSPLLEMLRDLAHSNARVFITTDHGTINVGEPTKVVGDREVNTNLRYKQGKNLSYDGKDVYAVTEPERIGLPKPNVSTKYLFAKDDLFFAYPNNYNHYVKYYRNTYQHGGISLEEVLVPFIELRAK; encoded by the coding sequence ATGCAAAAAATCCGCATTCTGTGGGCAGACGACGAGATCGACCTGCTCAAACCCCACATCATGTTTCTCGAACAAAAGGGCTACGAAGTAGACACCGTGACCAATGGAGATGACGCCATTGAGCAAATCGATGAATCGCCCTATGACATCGTTTTCTTGGATGAAAACATGCCTGGATTGACTGGACTGGAAACGTTGACCGAGATTAAAGAGAAAGACACCAGTCTACCTGTCATCATGATTACAAAGAGCGAAGAGGAGTACATCATGGAAGACGCCATTGGTCAAAAAATCTCGGACTATTTGATTAAACCGGTGAATCCCAATCAAATCCTTCTGAGCATTAAGAGAAACTTGGATGCCAAGAGATTGGTGAGCGAGAAGACGCAGATTAACTACCAGCAAGAATTTCGAAAGATCGGAATGGAATTGATGGATTTGCGAGACCACGCGGATTGGTCAGAAATGTACCGCAAACTGGTCGGTTGGGAACTCCGGATGGACGAACTCGACGACAGCGGTATGCTTGAGATCTTGCAAACCCAAAAGACGGAGGCGAATCACCTTTTCAGCAAATTCATAGAAAACGAATACGAATCATGGTTGAATGAAGCCGATGCCGACCGTCCGGTCCTAAGTCATGAATTGCTTCGAAAGTACATGATTCCTCAATTGAGCAAGGAGCGCTCGACCTTTTTGTTTGTCATCGACAACCTGCGCTTTGACCAGTGGAAGGTATTGGCGCCCATACTCAATGAATACTATGCCGTAGAAGAAGAACACCTGTACTACTCCATACTACCCACGGCTACACAATTTGCCAGAAATGCTTTGTTCGCCGGGCTACTCCCGAGTGAAATCCACAAGCGCTATCCCGAATGGTGGGTCCACGACAATGAAGAAGGAGCCAAAAACGGGCACGAGGACGACCTTGTTGGGGAGCTTCTAAAACGGAGCGGAAAAGGTGATCTGCGCTACAGCTACCACAAGGTCCTTCGCATGGATTATGGCAAAAAGCTGGTGGGCAACTTGAAAAACTTGCAACAGAATGCCCTGAACGTCATCGTGTACAATTTTGTCGACATGCTCTCCCATGCCAAGACAGATATGGACATGATCAAAGAATTGGCCGATGATGATAAAGCCTATCGTTCACTGACGCAGAGTTGGTTCCGCAATTCTCCACTGTTGGAAATGCTTCGCGATTTGGCACACTCCAACGCACGTGTATTCATCACCACGGATCACGGCACCATCAACGTCGGAGAACCCACAAAAGTCGTTGGGGATCGGGAAGTGAACACGAACTTGCGTTACAAACAAGGGAAGAACTTGTCCTATGACGGCAAGGATGTTTACGCCGTCACCGAACCGGAGCGTATTGGACTTCCAAAGCCCAATGTGAGTACCAAGTACTTGTTTGCCAAAGACGATTTGTTCTTTGCCTATCCAAACAACTACAATCACTACGTGAAGTACTACCGCAACACCTATCAGCACGGTGGGATTTCTTTGGAAGAGGTATTGGTACCCTTTATCGAATTGCGCGCAAAATGA
- the tsaE gene encoding tRNA (adenosine(37)-N6)-threonylcarbamoyltransferase complex ATPase subunit type 1 TsaE, producing the protein MRFEAREPEELNEVARAILDHHTHPLLAFYGEMGAGKTTLIKAICRALECTEEAHSPTYGLVNEYQSGKGEPVFHFDFYRLDSPEEAMDFGVEEYFDSGHLCLMEWPERIGPIVPQAHTKIRIEVVNSVRIIEMET; encoded by the coding sequence ATGAGATTTGAGGCCCGAGAACCCGAGGAACTAAACGAGGTGGCTCGGGCCATACTCGACCACCACACCCACCCCCTTCTCGCCTTTTACGGTGAAATGGGCGCCGGGAAAACGACCTTGATCAAGGCGATTTGTCGTGCCCTGGAATGCACCGAAGAAGCCCACAGCCCCACCTATGGACTGGTCAACGAATATCAGTCTGGAAAGGGCGAACCGGTCTTTCATTTTGACTTCTATCGGCTCGATTCTCCGGAAGAGGCGATGGACTTTGGTGTGGAGGAATATTTCGATAGTGGACACCTGTGTTTGATGGAATGGCCGGAGCGAATTGGCCCCATCGTGCCGCAGGCACACACTAAAATTCGCATAGAAGTCGTAAATTCTGTGCGGATTATCGAAATGGAGACGTAA
- a CDS encoding alanine dehydrogenase: protein MASNQPQFLSFSSETLLPQEERLEIGRKKKDLFIGIPKETEYMEKRIALAPDAVDVLVRNGHQVRVESGAGTDASFSDQDYSDAGAEICYEPKKIFEAQTILKVHPPTLKEIELLHSKQTLISALQLKIQDERYFKALMGKNVSAIAFDYMMDDDGIMPVVRSMSEIAGNTAILIAAELMSNANNGKGLMLGGVSGVGPTDVVILGAGTVGEFACRAAIGLGAQVKVFDKSLTRLRRLQNDIHQRIATSVVQPKVLEKALKRADVVIGAIRADEGRTPSIVTEEMVQQMKAGSVIVDVSIDHGGCFETSEITTHEHPTFRKFEVIHYGVPNIASRVARTASLSLSNIFMPILLNAGDQGGIDAMVRFNKGLRHGLYMYNGVLTNKGIGEWYKLPWKNLDLLLAAL from the coding sequence ATGGCGAGTAACCAACCCCAGTTTCTGAGCTTTTCTTCGGAAACCCTACTGCCTCAAGAAGAACGACTGGAAATCGGTCGTAAAAAGAAGGACCTGTTCATTGGGATTCCGAAGGAGACGGAGTACATGGAAAAACGCATAGCGTTGGCTCCGGATGCCGTTGATGTGTTGGTGCGCAATGGCCACCAGGTTCGAGTCGAATCTGGAGCGGGTACCGATGCTAGTTTCAGCGACCAGGACTACAGCGATGCAGGTGCGGAAATCTGCTACGAACCCAAGAAGATTTTTGAGGCACAGACCATTTTGAAGGTCCACCCTCCTACCCTGAAGGAAATCGAACTCCTGCACAGCAAGCAGACTCTGATCAGCGCCTTACAGCTGAAGATTCAAGATGAGCGCTACTTCAAGGCCTTGATGGGAAAGAACGTTTCGGCCATCGCCTTCGATTACATGATGGATGATGACGGCATCATGCCTGTGGTCCGATCCATGAGCGAAATTGCCGGGAATACCGCCATCTTGATTGCCGCCGAATTGATGAGCAACGCCAACAACGGCAAGGGCTTGATGCTCGGCGGAGTGAGTGGTGTGGGCCCCACGGACGTCGTGATTCTGGGCGCGGGTACGGTCGGTGAATTTGCCTGCAGAGCGGCCATTGGCCTCGGAGCTCAAGTCAAGGTTTTTGACAAGAGCCTGACGCGTTTGCGCCGATTGCAAAACGATATTCACCAGCGGATCGCTACCAGTGTTGTCCAGCCGAAGGTGCTTGAAAAGGCCCTTAAACGGGCCGATGTGGTTATCGGGGCCATTCGAGCCGATGAGGGAAGAACCCCCAGCATCGTTACGGAAGAGATGGTCCAGCAAATGAAGGCTGGATCGGTCATCGTGGATGTGAGCATTGACCACGGAGGTTGTTTTGAAACTTCCGAAATCACCACGCACGAACATCCGACCTTTCGAAAATTTGAGGTCATTCATTACGGTGTTCCCAATATCGCCAGCAGGGTGGCTCGTACGGCAAGCCTTAGCTTGAGCAATATCTTTATGCCCATTCTACTCAATGCGGGAGACCAGGGAGGTATAGACGCCATGGTTCGATTCAACAAAGGCCTTCGTCATGGGCTGTACATGTACAACGGAGTACTGACCAATAAAGGCATTGGAGAATGGTACAAACTGCCTTGGAAGAACTTGGATCTTTTGCTTGCAGCCCTTTGA
- a CDS encoding TfoX/Sxy family protein, whose protein sequence is MAFNEQLAERVRSGLTRRSVPFEEKVMFGGLCFMVDEKMCVGVVKDELMTRVSPEEGGSWMERTGTRPMDFTGKRMKGFYFISLEGVDLEEDLDFWIDACLTYNPTAKKSAKKKKK, encoded by the coding sequence ATGGCATTCAACGAGCAACTAGCTGAGCGTGTCCGATCAGGATTGACCAGAAGGTCCGTTCCCTTCGAAGAGAAAGTCATGTTTGGCGGGCTGTGCTTTATGGTGGACGAGAAAATGTGCGTCGGTGTGGTCAAAGATGAGCTGATGACACGCGTTTCTCCCGAGGAAGGGGGTTCTTGGATGGAGCGAACAGGCACACGTCCCATGGATTTCACGGGAAAACGAATGAAGGGCTTTTACTTCATCTCCCTTGAAGGCGTGGACCTCGAAGAGGATCTAGACTTTTGGATTGACGCTTGCTTGACCTACAATCCTACGGCGAAGAAAAGTGCGAAGAAAAAGAAGAAATGA